Genomic segment of Streptomyces sp. NA02950:
GTGAACGGCTCCCGCGTCCTCGTCCTCAACTCCGGCTCCTCGTCGGTCAAGTACCAGCTGCTGGACATGACCGACCGCACCCGGCTCGCCTCCGGCATCGTGGAGCGGATCGGCGAGGGCCCGGTCGCCGACCACGCGGCCGCCCTCAAGCAGGTCGCCGACGAGCTGGCCCGGCAGAACCTGGGGCTGGACTCGCCGGAGCTGGCGGCGGTCGGCCACCGGGTGGTGCACGGCGGCACCCGGTTCACCACGCCCGCGCTGATCACCGACGAGGTGGTCGAGGAGATCGAGAAGCTGATCCCGCTGGCCCCGCTGCACAACCCGGCCAATGTCACCGGGATCAAGGTGGCCCGGGAGCTGCGCCCGGACCTGCCGCAGGTCGCGGTGTTCGACACGGCGTTCCACTCGACGATGCCGGAGGCCGCGGCGCGCTACGCCATCGACGTGGACACCGCCGACCGGTTCGGGGTGCGCCGCTACGGCTTCCACGGCACCTCGCACGCGTATGTCTCCCGCGCCACCGCGGCCCTGCTGGACCGGCCCGTCTCCGAGCTCAACACCATCGTGCTGCACCTGGGCAACGGGGCCAGCGCCTCGGCCGTGCGCGGCGGGGAGTGCGTGGACACCTCGATGGGGCTCACCCCGCTGGAGGGCCTGGTGATGGGCACCCGCTCGGGCGATCTGGACGCGGCCGCGATCTTCCATCTGTCCCGGGTGGGCGAGATGTCCATCGACGAGATCGACACCCTGCTGAACAAGCGCAGCGGGCTGCTCGGGCTGTGCGGGGACAACGACATGCGCGAGATCGGCCGCCGGATGGGCGAGGGCGACTCCGAAGCACAGCTCGCCTTCGACATCTACATCCACCGGCTGCGGAAGTATGTGGGCGCGTACACCGCGGTACTCGGGCGGGTGGACGCCATCGCCTTCACCGCCGGTGTGGGAGAGAACTCCGCGGCGGTACGGGAGGCGGCGATGGGCGGGCTCACCGCGTTCGGTGTCGAGGTGGACACGGTGCGGAACGCGCTGCGCGGTTCCGGGGCACGGCTGATCTCCGCCGAGAGCAGCCGGGTCGCGGTGGCCGTGGTGCCCACCGATGAAGAGCTGGAGATCGCCAGCCAGACGTTCGACCTGGTCAGCGACTAGCCGCCGTTTTGTTGTCCGTCCTTCTCCGGCCTGAAATATTCCGCTGCGAAACAAACCGATAGGATCAGCCTCATGCGCCGTTCCAAAATCGTCTGCACCCTGGGCCCCGCCGTCGACTCCTACGACCAGCTGAAGTCACTGATCGAGGCCGGGATGAACGTGGCCCGATTCAATATGAGCCACGGGAGTCACGCGGAGCACGAGGAGCGGTACCACCGCGTCCGCAAGGCGTCCGAGGAGACCGGGCACGCGGTGGGCGTGCTGGCCGACCTCCAGGGCCCCAAGATCCGACTGGAGACCTTCGCCGACGGCCCGGTGGAGCTGGTCCGCGGCGACGAGTTCATCATCACCACCGAGGACGTCCCCGGCGACCGGACCATCTGCGGCACCACCTACAAGGGGCTGCCGGGCGATGTCTCCAAGGGCGACCAGGTCCTGATCAACGACGGCAATGTGGAGCTGCGGGTCACCGCGGTCGAGGGCCCGCGGGTGCGGACCATCGTCATCGAGGGCGGGGTGATCTCCGACCACAAGGGGATCAACCTGCCGGGTGCGGCGGTCAATGTCCCGGCGCTGTCCGAGAAGGACATCGAGGACCTGAAGTTCGCCCTGGGCATGGGGTGCGACATGGTCGCGCTGTCCTTCGTCCGGGACGCGGCCGACGTCCGCGATGTGCACCGGGTGATGGACGAGGCGGGCCGCCGGGTGCCGGTGATCGCCAAGGTCGAGAAGCCGCAGGCGGTCGCCAACATGGCCGATGTTGTCGCGGCCTTCGACGGCGTGATGGTGGCCCGTGGGGACCTGGCGGTGGAATACCCGCTGGAGAAGGTCCCGATGGTGCAGAAGCGGCTGATCGAGCTGTGTCGCCGGAACGCCAAGCCGGTGATCGTGGCGACCCAGATGATGGAGTCGATGATCACCAACTCCCGTCCGACCCGCGCCGAGGCGTCCGATGTCGCCAACGCGATCCTGGACGGTGCGGACGCGGTCATGCTGTCCGCCGAGTCCTCGGTCGGCTCGTATCCGATCGAGACCGTCAAGACGATGTCCCGGATCGTCCAGGCCGCCGAGGAGGAGCTGCTCTCCCGTGGCCTCCAGCCGCTGGTGCCGGGCAAGAAGCCCCGGACGCAGGGCGGTTCGGTGGCCCGCGCGGCCTGCGAGATCGCCGACTTCCTGGGGGCCAAGTCGCTGGTGGGATTCACCAAGTCCGGTGACACCGCCCGGCGGCTCTCCCGCTACCGCGTCCAGCAGCCGATCCTGGCCTTCACCACCGACGCCGCCACCCGCAACCAGCTCACGCTGAGCTGGGGCGTGGAGTCCTTCGTGGTGCCCTACGTCGAGAACACCGACGCGATGGTGGACCTGGTCGACGCCGAGCTGCTGAAGCTGGGCCGCTACTCCGCGGGCGACACCATGATCATCACCGCTGGTTCGCCCCCCGGTGTCCCCGGCACCACCAACATGGTGCGGGTGCACCACCTGGGCGGCGAGAGCCGGTAACCCTCCCCCGCGACAGCGAGCGGCCGGGCTCCTTTCGGAGTCCGGCCGTCGCCGTTCCCCGGCGGACCTCAGCACATGCCGGGTGCGCAGGGTGTGGACGTCGTCCGGGCCGAGCACCCGCCGACGGTCGATCAGCAGCAGCCGCAGCATCTTGACGGCCTCCGGACGCCGCCCGGACTCGCCCAGGTTGACGGCGAGGAACTGACGGCTGCGCAGGGTGTCCGGATGGTCCGCGCCGAGCACCCCCAGCTGCCGGGCGTGGATCTCCCGCAGCGGCCGGGCAGCCTCCGCCGGGGCTCCGGCCCCCGCCGAGGCTGTGCGCCAGCCACTGACGGCTGCGCAGCGTCTCCTCGTGGTCCGCGCCCAACAGGGCCCGCTGCTCCTCCAGCAGTGCCCTCAAGCCCTCGGACGCCCCCTGGTACCGCCCGGCCTCGCACAGCGCCACGGCCGCCTCGAACCGGGCGCGGTCGGCGGCGCGGCCGTGGGCGCGGTTGTTGGCCGAGGGCGAGCAGCGCCGCGTTCCGGCTGCCGCGCTGGAGCGGCTCACCCGCTGTCCCCCGTTTCCCCCGACGCACTCCCGAAGCCACGCACTCCCGAGCGACATGGAGCGCGTCCGTTCGGACACTCAAGGTAATCATAGGCCCCGGTGCGCACGAATACGCCCGTGGGCACCGATGCGCAACGCAGTTGGTGCCCACGGGCGTTCCCTCCCGAAAGAGGGTTTTGCGGCTCCCGAACGGGTCTGTGTGTCGCGGGGTCACTCCCCGGTCTTGTACAGGTGCATCCCCGGTACCGTCAGGTCGCCGCCGAACTGGCCGGCCTGCTTGACGGTGACCTTGGTGAAGAAGACCTCCGGGAGGTTCAGCGGCGGCGGGCTCTTCGGGCTGAAGGTGATCGGGATGATCCCCAGCAGGTTGCCCGACAGCTCCTCGGTGTACATCGTCACCGTGCCGTTGCGGATGGTCGAGGTGGACCCCTCGCGCGCCGCCACATGCGTGGTGGTGCCGGCGGGTCCGATGACCATCTGGTGCAGGTCCTTGATGTCCACGCCCTTGGCGGTGAACTTGAGGACCTTCTTGACCTGCCCGCTGTGTGTCTTGACCTCCACGATGCCCTTGTAGTCCAGGCCGTGCAGGCTCAGCAGGCTGCTCTTGAGGGTCCAGGGGTCGTCGGGCAGCAGGCTGGAGGTCGGTTCGGTCTCGGCGTTCTTGTACGCGTCGGCGTCGAACTCCGGGCAGGGGAAGGACTCCTTGCCGTCCTTGCCACCGGACTCCGAGGCGGACGGAGAGGGCTTCGGTGTGGCCTTCTCGGCCGCGTCCTTGGTGTCCTCGACCGTCTTCCTCGCCTTGTCCGCGGTGTCCTTGGCCCCGTCGCCGACCTTGTCCACCGTGTCCTTGACCGGATCGGCGGGCTTCTCGGACGACGGAGACGGGGCGGGCTCGCTGGACTCCGACGGGCTCGGCGAAGCGCTCGGCTCCGCGGACTCCTCCTTGTCGTCGGGATCGAAGATGTCGTGCAGTTTGTCCCCGACGCCCAGCGGGTCCAGCGGATTCCTGGACTCGGACTCCGAGGGGCTCGGCGAGGCGCTCGGCTCCTTCGACTCCTCGTCGTCCGCGGAGTCCGAGGACGAGCCGGACGGGGACGGCTTGGGCGTGGACGTGTCCTTCGACGGGCTCGGCGTGGGGTCCGGCTTCTGGGCCGGGGTGCCGCCGTCCTCCTTGGAGCCGGAGGTGTCCTCGGACCCCTTGGGGTCCTTGGACTCCGCCGAATCCTTCGAGTCCGCCTTGCCTGCCTTATCTGCCTTATCTGCTTCGTCAGGCTGGGACACACACGGCCCGGCCTTGTATCGGTCCTCGGGCCGGGGGCTCGCCGAAGCGAGCTGGGGGGTCAGCCCCATGCCCATGAGCACCGCGGTGGGCATGGCGGCCAGTGCTATGGCCTTGCCCGCGGGCACCTGAAGGCGAGTGAGCATCGACTTCCTGGGTGCCGCGTGCCGCGGTCCCGTTCTCGCCCGGCGCGCGCTTGCGCCCTCCGGCTGCTCCTGGTCACCCCGCACGGTGCCTCCCATTGGTGGATTCCTGGTCCGGTGCGGTCCCGGCTCCGGCCGGTTCCGGCACGCTGTCACCGTCCTCGTCGTCCTCCGGCGCGGATCCCGGCCCGTTGGCGGGCTGCGCCGAGGGAGTCTCGCCCGGTGCCCAGGCGACGCTCATCCCGCCGCCGAACAGCGCGAGCAGGAATCCCATCAGGAAGCCGCCGATGTTGGACACGGGCAGCGACACCAGGCCGAGCAGGATCGAGGCGACTCCGGCGAACACCCGTACGGCGGGCTGGAACCACATGGTCAGGCCCAGGATCACCAACAGCACACCGATGATCAGCGACGCGGATCCGGCGGTGGTGGACAGGTTGATGGTGAACCCGCCCGCGCTGAGGCTGTTGTACGGGAAATACATGATCGGCAGCCCGGCCAGCAGGGTCAGCAGCCCCGCCCAGAACGGGCGCTGCCAGCGCCATGCCCGGAAGGACCTCCGCAGGCGGCCGATACGGTCACGCGCCCCCGGCGACTCGGCACTCATTGAAAACAGCTCCCTGGGGCTGGCGATCGTTGCGATCGCGGTGTGCTACAGCGGTACTCGTTGCGCGGCGCCTCCGCGCTGCTGGGCGATGCCGGGTGAGGGGCAGCGCCGCGGCCCCCCACCCTCCAGCTCAGCGCGTCAGAAGCACTCGTTCTTGCCCTTGCTGACCTTCATCGAAAGGCCGGAGAGCTTGAACGTGCCCGCGCTGGTCGCCCAGGCGGTCTGCTTCACATCGGTGAGCGTGGCCGAGTCGGCCTCCTGGGCAAAGGAACCAGGAAGGGCCTTGTCGCCCTTCTTGATGCCCGGGCCCTTGGTCGAATCGCCCGCCGCGACACCGATGTTGATCCCGCGGAACGTCGCATCCGCGTCCAGCTGGTCCAGGTCGATGAAGAGGTTCTTCGCCTCGACCTGCTTGCCGCCGTTGCCGGCCTGCAGCTTCAGCGACACATCGCCGAAGACCGGGACCGGGATCACGACGGACTGGCACAGCCCCTTGATCTTGGCGTTCTTGAACGCCGAGACCGCGACCGGGATGTTCTTCCCGCCGTGCTGTGTGTCAAGGGCGCCGTACTGGACGAAGCCCTTACCGTCGAGCCGGTCGGCCGTGACCTTGAACTGCTGGCCGGACACGTTGAACGAAGCCGCGAGCGCACCCTGGGACAGGGCGACGCCGATCGCGGCCGTGGCCGCAACGCTCGGCACCATGACAACGGCGAACCGCTTCCATCTGGTCCCGCCACGAGCCAGAGACTCCATGACTTTCCTCCTTCTCGGACGTACATCTCCGGCCGGGGCCATGGCCCCGGACCTGGGATGGGAGAAGTGCTACGTCCTCGGGAAGGAGAGCGCCCACGTCTCACAGGCGCTTACCGCACCCGCAAAAAACACCGGCGATCACCCCCGAGCGACAACCACTGGCCACGCTTCTCGCGCAACCTCCTGGACAGGCCCTGCCTGTTGGGGCAGAGACCCCCCTGTCCAAGGCCGGCGCCACTGCCGCCGACCTACTCGGTGGGGACCCAACCGCGCCGACGCACCGACCGGATGCCGGGCTGCCGGGGGGATGGACCGAGCTTGGCCGATCGTGGTCCATTCGCGGCCGAGGCACAAGGGGTTCGTTACTAGCGAGTAACGGCCGGATAACCGTCGTGCGGCCTCCTGGTCGCGGCCGGGTACGCAGGGTCGTCGCCAAGTGACCGGAAAGAGAGGGAGATTTACTCCAAGACCGGACAAACCGCGGGGGTGTATTTACTGGCAGTAACAGCGACCGCGATTACCAAGTTTTGGTAAAGAGCGGTCGCTGTCTTGTTTGAGGAGTCCGAGGTCAGAACAGCACGCGCGCCAACGCACTACGCGCAGTGACCACTCGGGGGTCCTCACCGCCGATCACATCGAAGAGACCGAGGAGATGAACCCGCGCCTTCTCCCGGTCCTCACCCACCGTGCGCCGAACCGCCTCCACCAAGCGCCCGAAGGCGTCCTCCACATGACCGCCCACCAGATCGAGATCGGCCGCGGCGATCTGGGCGGAGACATCCGCGGGACTGTCCGCGGCCGTCTTGCGCACCTGCTGTGCGTCCACCCCTTGAACCCGCTCCAGCAACTCCGCCTGCGCCAGACCCAGCTTGGCCTCGCTGTTGGCGGGGTCGTCCGAGAGCACATTGCGGTACGCCTGGACGGCACCGCCCAGATCCCCCGCGTCCAGCGCCTCATGGGCCGCGGCGAGCGCGGCGTCATGCGGCGAAACGGGCGCTTCCGGGACGGCCTGCTCGGCCTCCCCGTCCCCGGCGCCGTCTTCAACAGGTGTACCCACGATGCCGAACTGCTGCTCCGCGGCCTGGATCAGCTGGTCCAGCACCTGGCGGATCTGCGCCTCCGGCGCGGCACCCTGGAAGAGCGGCACCGGCTGGCCCGCGATCACCGCGAAGACCGCGGGGATGCCCTGGACGCCGAACTGCTGGAAGAGCATCTGGTTGGCATCGACATCGATCTTCGCCAGGACGAACCGTCCCGCGTACTCCCCGGCCAGCCGCTCCAGGATCGGACCGAGCTGCTTGCACGGCTCGCACCATTCGGCCCAGAAGTCGATGACGACCGGCACCTCGGAGGAGCGCTGGAGGACGTCCTGCTGAAAACCCGCCTCGTCGACATCGAAGACCAGACGGGCGGGCGCGGCCGCGCCGCCGGTGCGGGCCGCCTCGGCCCGCGCCTTCTCCGCCTTCTGCTTCGCTTCTCCGGCCGCCTTCACCGCGGCGAGGTCGACCACTCCACTCATGGACATGTTCCGTGGCTGCATGGTCCTATCCTCCCCTCTTCACGCGGTGAATGGAAAAGCGCGTCAACCGGCCCCCCGGCCGGCCCGCCGGCTCCCCAACCGGCGCTCATGGTCATCGCTCTTACGCTACGAGCCGTAGCGTAATCGGCCGGGGGCGCCCGCGTCACCCCCGCCCCCCTCTCTCCCGCCGCCGATCTCTGGTGATCTCTCTCACCAGGCCTTCCGCCGCCACCAGTGGGTATGGTCGCGGACATGAGCACGCCCGCACGCCGCACCGGGCGCCCCCGCAGCGCCGAGGCCGACCGCGCGATCCTCGGCGCCACCCGTGCCGCGCTGGTCGAGCTCGGCTGGGGGAAGCTGACGATGGGCGATGTGGCGGCGCGCGCCGGGGTGGCCAAGACCACCCTCTACCGCCGCTGGGCGGGTAAGAACGAACTGGTCGTGGACGCGGTGGCGGCGGTCTTCGACGAACATCTGGAGGCGGCCGACCACGGCAGTCTGCGGGCCGACATCGAGGAGGTGGTGGTGCGGTTCGCCACCCTGCTGGAGCGCCCCGAGACCAAGACGGCGCTGATGGCCGTGGTCTCCGAAGCCACCCATGACGAGGCGCTGGGGGCCCGGGTGCGCTCGGCCATCGTGGACCGGCAGAAGCGGCTGGTGCTGGTGGGCCGGGAGCGGGCCCAGCTGCGCGGTGAACTGCCGCGCGAGGAGGACCCGGCCGCGGCGGCCCGCAACGCGGACCTGATCTTCGACGTGATCGCGGGCTCGGTGGTGCACCGGCTGCTGGTCAGCGCCGAGCCGGTGGACCGGGAGTGGGCCCGGTACTTCGCCACCCTGCTGCTGCACGGACTGGCGGCGGCGAGCTCCGGCGCGGGGACCGCCCCGACGCCGGAACCCGCCCGGGGGCACGATCAGAAGCCGGCCGGCTCCGTGTAGATCCCCCACTCGTCGCGGAGCGCGTCACAGATCTCCCCGAGGGTGGCCTCGGCCCGCACCGCCGCCATCATCGGCTCGATCATGTTGCCGCCGTCCCGGGCGGCGGCCAGCATCGCCTTGAGCCCCGCGGCGACCTTGGTCTCGTCGCGCCCGCCCTTGCGGCCGCCCAGCACCCGCACCTGCTCGCGCTCGACCTCATGGCTGACCCGCAGGATCTCCAGATCGCCGGTGACCGAGCCGTGGTGGCAGTTGACGCCGACGACCCTCTTGTCGCCCTTCTCCAGCGACCGCTGGTACTGGAAGGCGGACTCGGCGATCTCACCGGTGAACCAGCCGTCCTCGATCCCGCGCAGGATGCCCGAGGTGATCGGCCCGATCGGATGCTGTCCGTCCGGCACCGCCCGGCGGCCGCGCTCCTTGATCTGCTCGAAGATCTTCTCGGCGTCGGCCTCGATCCGGTCGGTCAGCGCCTCCACGTACCAGGAACCGCCCAGCGGATCGGCGACATTGAGGATGCCGGTCTCCTCCATCAGCACCTGCTGGGTGCGCAGCGCGATCTCGGCGGCCTGCTGGCTGGGCAGCGCGAGGGTCTCGTCCAGCGCGTTGGTGTGCAGCGAGTTGGTGCCGCCGAGCACCGCGGACAGGGCCTCCACGGCGGTGCGGACCACGTTGTTGTACGGCTGCTGCGCGGTCAGCGAGACCCCGGCGGTCTGGGTGTGGAACCGCAGCCACTGCGCCTTCTCCGACGTCGCCCCGTACACATCGCGCATCCAGCGGGCCCAGATGCGGCGGGCGGCGCGGAACTTGGCGATCTCTTCGAAGAAGTCGATGTGCGCGTCGAAGAAGAAGGAGAGACCGGGGGCGAAGACATTGACATCGAGCCCGCGGGAGAGCCCCAGTTCCACGTAGCCGAAGCCGTCGGCGAGGGTGTACGCCAGCTCCTGCGCGGCCGTGGCCCCGGCCTCGCGGATGTGGTAGCCGGAGACGGAGAGCGGCTTGTAGTCGGGGATGCCGTGGGCGCAGTACTCCATCAGATCGCCGATCAGGCGCAGATGGGGCTCGGGCGGGAAGAGCCACTCCTTCTGGGCGATGTACTCCTTGAAGATGTCGGTCTGGAGCGTGCCGTTGAGCCGCGAGGTGTCCACGCCCTGGCGCTCGGCGGCCACCAGGTACATACAGAAGACCGGTACGGCCGGGCCACTGATCGTCATCGAGGTGGTGACGTCGCCGAGCGGGATGTCCTTGAAGAGGATCTCCATGTCGGCCGCGGAGTCGATGGCGACCCCGCAGTGGCCCACCTCCCCGAGCGAGCGCGGATCGTCGGAGTCGCGGCCCATCAGGGTCGGCATGTCGAAGGCGACCGACAGCCCGCCGCCGCCCGCCTCCAGGATCATCTTGTAGCGCTCATTGGTCTGCTCGGCGTTGCCGAACCCGGCGAACTGGCGGATGGTCCACGCCCGGCCGCGGTAGCCGGTGGGATACAGACCACGGGTGTACGGGAACTCCCCGGGCCAGCCGATCCGCTCGAACCCCTCCACGGTGTCCCCCGGAGCGGGTCCGTAGACCGGCTCGACGGGGTCCCCCGAGAGCGTGCTGAAGTCGGCATCGCGCTTGCGTGCCGCGTCGTACCGAGCCTGCCAGCGACGGCGGCCTGCCTCAATGCCTTCGGCGTCCATGGCTCAAATTTACTAGGACGTCCAAGTAATTCTCAACGGCTGACCGCCCCGGACAGGCCGATCGAGTGGTCTGCCGGACCGTCCTCGCAGGTCAGCGGTCCGGCACAGAAATCTGGGCGAGAGTGGCGCGGAGCGCCGTCAGAGCCCGGGCCTCACGCCCGGGCGGGCTCCGGTTGGGCGTCCTCGACCAGCGGGGCGATCTCACGGACCACCATGCGCTCGACGAAGAAGACCGCGGTCGGCACGGTGCCCGCCAGCAGCACCCACGCGAGCTTGCCGAACGGCCACTTCGCCTTGGAGCCCAGGTCGAAGGCGAAGACCAGGTAGAGGACGTAGAGCCAGCCGTGCGCGAAACCGACGACGGTGACGTAGCCGTCGGCACCGTCCACGTCCAGCAGGTACTTGGCGACCATGCCGATCGTCAGCAGGATCAGCAGCACGCCGGTGACATAGGCCATCACCCGGTAGCGGGTCAGGACGCTCTTCTTCATGGCACTGAGCGTAACCGTGCGTTCCGGGGCGATCTTCGCCGCCCCCGGCCCCGCTACTCCTCGCCCTCGGCCCCGTCCCCGGCCTCGTTCTCGAAGTCGTCCGCCGCGACCCGCAGCGGCCGCAGCATCGCGAAGATCCGGCCGCACTCCTCGGCGTCGTAGACCCCGAGTCCGAAGTCCATCGCCATCAGGTCGCGGGTGGCCGACTCCACCACCTCGCGTCCCCGGTCGGTGATCGAGGCGAGGGTGCCGCGGCCGTCGTTGGGGTTCGGCCGCTTGGCCACCAGACCGGACTTGACCAGGCGGTCCACCGTGTTGGTGACCGAGGTCGGGTGGACCATCAGCCGCTCGCCGATCTTCGACATCGGCAGCTCACCGGCCTTGGAGAAGGTGAGCAGCACCAGCGCCTCGTAGCGGGCGAAGGTCAATCCGTACGGCTTGACGACCGCGTCGACCTGGCCGAGCAGAATCTGCTGGGCCCGCATGATCGAGGTGATCGCGGCCATGGAAGGCACGGACCCCCATCGCTGCTTCCAGAGTTCGTCGGCGCGGGCGATCGGGTCGAACGGCAGGCTGAGCGGCTTCGGCACACCACCGACACTACCGGCCGGTCATATCGTGGTCAGCTCCATCTCACACTTCGGTCCGTTCCGTACCGCGTCCGGCGCGCTCGGCCACGCGGGCGCCACGCCGTACCTCCAGCGCCACCAGCAGCGAGCAGACCGCCCCCAGCCCGCCCGACACCGCGGCGACCGCGGGCACCGGCACGAACTCGGCCACCACCCCGGCGACCGCCATGCCCAGCCCCTGCGCGGTCATCAGCCCGGCCGTCACCACCGTCATCGCCCGGCCCCGCAGCTCCTCGGGTACGGCGGCGAAGAACCACTGGTCCAGGCCCAGGCTGTAGGCGATACCGAAGCCGGTCAGCACCTGGAGGCCCAGGACCCAGCCGAACGAGGGGTGGGCCGCGTACCCGAGGGCGGGCAGCGACGCGGCCACCCCCACCGGCAGCGTCAGCCGGGCCCGCGCCCGCGGCCCGAGCAGCGAGCCCACCAGCACCTCGCTGACGATCGCGCCGACCGGCATACCGCACATCAGCAGCCCCAGCCCGGCCGAGCCGAGACCCAGCCCATCGGAGTACGGCGTCAGCAGAGCTTCCGGCATCACCACGAACATCGGCGGCACCCAGGAGAGCAGCAGCAGCCCGCGGATCCGGCGGACCTGCGCCACCGTCTCGCCTCGTCGTCGGTCTCGGCCCACCTCTCCGTACTGCGCGCAGCCGGGCTCCTCGCCTCCCGCCGCCAGGGCCACCAGGTCCTGTACGAGCGCACCCCGCTGGCCCTGGCCCTGCTGTCCGGCGGTTGAGGGCTGAGGGCAGACCAGGAGGGCGGAAAAGCCGAGGGCGGAACGCGGAACCCCGCCCCGGGAAGAGGGCGCGGCGGGGTCCGGGGCGGAGCCCCGGTGATC
This window contains:
- a CDS encoding acetate kinase, with the translated sequence MNGSRVLVLNSGSSSVKYQLLDMTDRTRLASGIVERIGEGPVADHAAALKQVADELARQNLGLDSPELAAVGHRVVHGGTRFTTPALITDEVVEEIEKLIPLAPLHNPANVTGIKVARELRPDLPQVAVFDTAFHSTMPEAAARYAIDVDTADRFGVRRYGFHGTSHAYVSRATAALLDRPVSELNTIVLHLGNGASASAVRGGECVDTSMGLTPLEGLVMGTRSGDLDAAAIFHLSRVGEMSIDEIDTLLNKRSGLLGLCGDNDMREIGRRMGEGDSEAQLAFDIYIHRLRKYVGAYTAVLGRVDAIAFTAGVGENSAAVREAAMGGLTAFGVEVDTVRNALRGSGARLISAESSRVAVAVVPTDEELEIASQTFDLVSD
- the pyk gene encoding pyruvate kinase, giving the protein MRRSKIVCTLGPAVDSYDQLKSLIEAGMNVARFNMSHGSHAEHEERYHRVRKASEETGHAVGVLADLQGPKIRLETFADGPVELVRGDEFIITTEDVPGDRTICGTTYKGLPGDVSKGDQVLINDGNVELRVTAVEGPRVRTIVIEGGVISDHKGINLPGAAVNVPALSEKDIEDLKFALGMGCDMVALSFVRDAADVRDVHRVMDEAGRRVPVIAKVEKPQAVANMADVVAAFDGVMVARGDLAVEYPLEKVPMVQKRLIELCRRNAKPVIVATQMMESMITNSRPTRAEASDVANAILDGADAVMLSAESSVGSYPIETVKTMSRIVQAAEEELLSRGLQPLVPGKKPRTQGGSVARAACEIADFLGAKSLVGFTKSGDTARRLSRYRVQQPILAFTTDAATRNQLTLSWGVESFVVPYVENTDAMVDLVDAELLKLGRYSAGDTMIITAGSPPGVPGTTNMVRVHHLGGESR
- a CDS encoding hydrogenase expression protein HypF, with product MLTRLQVPAGKAIALAAMPTAVLMGMGLTPQLASASPRPEDRYKAGPCVSQPDEADKADKAGKADSKDSAESKDPKGSEDTSGSKEDGGTPAQKPDPTPSPSKDTSTPKPSPSGSSSDSADDEESKEPSASPSPSESESRNPLDPLGVGDKLHDIFDPDDKEESAEPSASPSPSESSEPAPSPSSEKPADPVKDTVDKVGDGAKDTADKARKTVEDTKDAAEKATPKPSPSASESGGKDGKESFPCPEFDADAYKNAETEPTSSLLPDDPWTLKSSLLSLHGLDYKGIVEVKTHSGQVKKVLKFTAKGVDIKDLHQMVIGPAGTTTHVAAREGSTSTIRNGTVTMYTEELSGNLLGIIPITFSPKSPPPLNLPEVFFTKVTVKQAGQFGGDLTVPGMHLYKTGE
- a CDS encoding DUF6114 domain-containing protein, which translates into the protein MSAESPGARDRIGRLRRSFRAWRWQRPFWAGLLTLLAGLPIMYFPYNSLSAGGFTINLSTTAGSASLIIGVLLVILGLTMWFQPAVRVFAGVASILLGLVSLPVSNIGGFLMGFLLALFGGGMSVAWAPGETPSAQPANGPGSAPEDDEDGDSVPEPAGAGTAPDQESTNGRHRAG
- a CDS encoding DUF6230 family protein gives rise to the protein MESLARGGTRWKRFAVVMVPSVAATAAIGVALSQGALAASFNVSGQQFKVTADRLDGKGFVQYGALDTQHGGKNIPVAVSAFKNAKIKGLCQSVVIPVPVFGDVSLKLQAGNGGKQVEAKNLFIDLDQLDADATFRGINIGVAAGDSTKGPGIKKGDKALPGSFAQEADSATLTDVKQTAWATSAGTFKLSGLSMKVSKGKNECF
- a CDS encoding tetratricopeptide repeat protein, with amino-acid sequence MQPRNMSMSGVVDLAAVKAAGEAKQKAEKARAEAARTGGAAAPARLVFDVDEAGFQQDVLQRSSEVPVVIDFWAEWCEPCKQLGPILERLAGEYAGRFVLAKIDVDANQMLFQQFGVQGIPAVFAVIAGQPVPLFQGAAPEAQIRQVLDQLIQAAEQQFGIVGTPVEDGAGDGEAEQAVPEAPVSPHDAALAAAHEALDAGDLGGAVQAYRNVLSDDPANSEAKLGLAQAELLERVQGVDAQQVRKTAADSPADVSAQIAAADLDLVGGHVEDAFGRLVEAVRRTVGEDREKARVHLLGLFDVIGGEDPRVVTARSALARVLF
- a CDS encoding TetR/AcrR family transcriptional regulator, which codes for MSTPARRTGRPRSAEADRAILGATRAALVELGWGKLTMGDVAARAGVAKTTLYRRWAGKNELVVDAVAAVFDEHLEAADHGSLRADIEEVVVRFATLLERPETKTALMAVVSEATHDEALGARVRSAIVDRQKRLVLVGRERAQLRGELPREEDPAAAARNADLIFDVIAGSVVHRLLVSAEPVDREWARYFATLLLHGLAAASSGAGTAPTPEPARGHDQKPAGSV
- a CDS encoding methylmalonyl-CoA mutase, which encodes MDAEGIEAGRRRWQARYDAARKRDADFSTLSGDPVEPVYGPAPGDTVEGFERIGWPGEFPYTRGLYPTGYRGRAWTIRQFAGFGNAEQTNERYKMILEAGGGGLSVAFDMPTLMGRDSDDPRSLGEVGHCGVAIDSAADMEILFKDIPLGDVTTSMTISGPAVPVFCMYLVAAERQGVDTSRLNGTLQTDIFKEYIAQKEWLFPPEPHLRLIGDLMEYCAHGIPDYKPLSVSGYHIREAGATAAQELAYTLADGFGYVELGLSRGLDVNVFAPGLSFFFDAHIDFFEEIAKFRAARRIWARWMRDVYGATSEKAQWLRFHTQTAGVSLTAQQPYNNVVRTAVEALSAVLGGTNSLHTNALDETLALPSQQAAEIALRTQQVLMEETGILNVADPLGGSWYVEALTDRIEADAEKIFEQIKERGRRAVPDGQHPIGPITSGILRGIEDGWFTGEIAESAFQYQRSLEKGDKRVVGVNCHHGSVTGDLEILRVSHEVEREQVRVLGGRKGGRDETKVAAGLKAMLAAARDGGNMIEPMMAAVRAEATLGEICDALRDEWGIYTEPAGF
- a CDS encoding DUF3817 domain-containing protein, with protein sequence MKKSVLTRYRVMAYVTGVLLILLTIGMVAKYLLDVDGADGYVTVVGFAHGWLYVLYLVFAFDLGSKAKWPFGKLAWVLLAGTVPTAVFFVERMVVREIAPLVEDAQPEPARA
- a CDS encoding MarR family winged helix-turn-helix transcriptional regulator, which translates into the protein MPKPLSLPFDPIARADELWKQRWGSVPSMAAITSIMRAQQILLGQVDAVVKPYGLTFARYEALVLLTFSKAGELPMSKIGERLMVHPTSVTNTVDRLVKSGLVAKRPNPNDGRGTLASITDRGREVVESATRDLMAMDFGLGVYDAEECGRIFAMLRPLRVAADDFENEAGDGAEGEE